Genomic window (Microthrixaceae bacterium):
CATTCGGAACCGACCGACGAGTTGCTTGCCCGTTACGGAGCGGCAACCGGCCGGCTGTCGGAAGCGATTCGTCGTTTCGACGCCGACGCGTTGCGTGAGTGGGCGCGAGGCCTGGGGGAGACGACCTTTGTGGGGTCGAGCGGCCGTGTGTTTCCCGAGGCGATGCGAGCCAACGGATTGCTGAAGGCGTGGATCGCCCGACTCGATTCCCTCGGTGTGGAGATCGTCGTCGGTCATCGTTGGATCGGCTGGGGCGACGATGGGGTGTTGCGCTTCGAGACAAGCGACGGTGACGTGGTCGAGGCGGGCGCGGACATCGTGGTGTTGGCGCTCGGCGGTGCGAGTTGGCCGAGCGTGGGTTCGGATGGCCGGTGGGTCGAAGCGGTCAGCGAGGCCGGCATCGCAGTCGCGCCACTACGTGCAGCGAACAGCGGCTTCGAGGTGGCATGGACTCCTCAGTTTCTGAACAAGCACGAAGGCGAGCCCATCAAGAACGTCGCCGTGACCTGCGGTGATGTGTCGTCCCGAGGGGAGGCGGTCATCACCGAGTCCGGGGTCGAAGGCGGGGTGATCTATGCGGTCGGAGCGGTGCTGCGCGACGTGGCGGAGGCGAACGGTTCGGCGACCGCAATGATGAACTTGCACCCCGACCTGTCGCGTGAGCGTCTCATCGAGCGGTTGGCGCGGCGGCGAGCCAAGGACACGCTGAGCACGACGCTGAAGCGCAGTGGCCTCGAGCCGGTGAAGGCGGCGCTGGTGAACGAGGTGCTGCGTGCTCCCGGGCAGCTCGGTGGGAGAGATGCTCCGGGGGCGAGTGATGTCGAGGCACTTGCGGACCTGGTGATGGCATTGCCGTTGCGGGTGCTGGGCCCGACGCCGATCGACCGTGCGATCAGCACCGCCGGCGGCATCTCGTTCGACGAGCTCGACGAGCGTTTCATGATTCGTCGGTTCCCCGGAACCTTCGCTGTCGGCGAGATGCTCGATTGGGAGGCCCCGACCGGGGGCTACCTCTTGCAGGCGACGTTCGCGACGGCGGTCGCCGCGGCGAACGGTGCGCTCGACTGGCTGAGCGAACGCTGAGCGAGCGCTGAGCAGGTGGTG
Coding sequences:
- a CDS encoding TIGR03862 family flavoprotein produces the protein MSFSAIVVGGGPGGLMAAEHLAAAGGSVRLFERTPSVGRKLLLAGRSGLNLTHSEPTDELLARYGAATGRLSEAIRRFDADALREWARGLGETTFVGSSGRVFPEAMRANGLLKAWIARLDSLGVEIVVGHRWIGWGDDGVLRFETSDGDVVEAGADIVVLALGGASWPSVGSDGRWVEAVSEAGIAVAPLRAANSGFEVAWTPQFLNKHEGEPIKNVAVTCGDVSSRGEAVITESGVEGGVIYAVGAVLRDVAEANGSATAMMNLHPDLSRERLIERLARRRAKDTLSTTLKRSGLEPVKAALVNEVLRAPGQLGGRDAPGASDVEALADLVMALPLRVLGPTPIDRAISTAGGISFDELDERFMIRRFPGTFAVGEMLDWEAPTGGYLLQATFATAVAAANGALDWLSER